A window of the Oncorhynchus mykiss isolate Arlee unplaced genomic scaffold, USDA_OmykA_1.1 un_scaffold_119, whole genome shotgun sequence genome harbors these coding sequences:
- the LOC110515544 gene encoding nuclear receptor-binding factor 2-like isoform X2, with protein sequence MKKLFPAMGKLQAGLSMALQRDRHVKQQRLIEEKWKRTRQEGNPMVLLSHPSTDQPPGLVTNEPPRHPEREYDTWLYLLKNKGSPPPPTPCPGSKAHKDDKTRLEEQQTTIASLRRHIDILLGENEKLTQDNKRLRGENIRLKRDAADTDLLEKSELWVLPQSEERRNKDISIPNLPPLEMPTQDISLDDLPALELPEDIQHELQALLDRDDKL encoded by the exons ATGAAGAAGCTATTTCCTGCCATGGGAAAGCTGCAG gcTGGCTTGTCCATGGCGCTCCAGAGAGACCGCCACGTGAAGCAGCAGCGGCTTATTGAGGAGAAGTGGAAGAGGACCAGACAGGAGGGCAATCCCATGGTCCTCCTGAGCCACCCCTCTACCGACCAGCCCCCTGGCCTCGTGACCAACGAGCCCCCCCGCCACCCAGAGAGGGAGTACGACACCTGGCTGTACCTCCTGAAGAACAAGggctccccccctccccccacaccctGCCCCGGCAGCAAGGCCCACAAGGATGATAAGACCCGTCTGGAGGAGCAGCAGACCACCATCGCCAGCCTGCGGCGCCACATAGACATTCTGCTGGGAGAGAACGAGAAACTGACCCAGGACAACAAGCGCCTGCGAGGGGAGAACATCCGGCTGAAGAGGGATGCAGCGGACACAGACTTACTGGAGAAATCAGAGCTGTGGGTTCTTCCccagtcagaggagaggaggaacaaggACATCTCCATACCTAACCTGCCCCCTCTGGAGATGCCCACCCAGGACATCTCTCTGGACGACCTGCCTGCCCTGGAGCTCCCCGAGGACATCCAGCACGAACTGCAGGCGCTGCTGGACAGAGACGACAAGTTGTGA
- the LOC110515544 gene encoding nuclear receptor-binding factor 2-like isoform X1, with the protein MEVVDSPLNLAHQQSRKADRLLAAGKYEEAISCHGKAAELLREAMKLTECEQAGLSMALQRDRHVKQQRLIEEKWKRTRQEGNPMVLLSHPSTDQPPGLVTNEPPRHPEREYDTWLYLLKNKGSPPPPTPCPGSKAHKDDKTRLEEQQTTIASLRRHIDILLGENEKLTQDNKRLRGENIRLKRDAADTDLLEKSELWVLPQSEERRNKDISIPNLPPLEMPTQDISLDDLPALELPEDIQHELQALLDRDDKL; encoded by the exons ATGGAGGTAGTGGACAGTCCTCTTAACCTC GCCCATCAGCAGTCCAGGAAGGCAGACCGCTTGTTGGCAGCTGGTAAATATGAAGAAGCTATTTCCTGCCATGGGAAAGCTGCAG agctGCTGAGGGAAGCCATGAAGTTAACAGAGTGTGAACAG gcTGGCTTGTCCATGGCGCTCCAGAGAGACCGCCACGTGAAGCAGCAGCGGCTTATTGAGGAGAAGTGGAAGAGGACCAGACAGGAGGGCAATCCCATGGTCCTCCTGAGCCACCCCTCTACCGACCAGCCCCCTGGCCTCGTGACCAACGAGCCCCCCCGCCACCCAGAGAGGGAGTACGACACCTGGCTGTACCTCCTGAAGAACAAGggctccccccctccccccacaccctGCCCCGGCAGCAAGGCCCACAAGGATGATAAGACCCGTCTGGAGGAGCAGCAGACCACCATCGCCAGCCTGCGGCGCCACATAGACATTCTGCTGGGAGAGAACGAGAAACTGACCCAGGACAACAAGCGCCTGCGAGGGGAGAACATCCGGCTGAAGAGGGATGCAGCGGACACAGACTTACTGGAGAAATCAGAGCTGTGGGTTCTTCCccagtcagaggagaggaggaacaaggACATCTCCATACCTAACCTGCCCCCTCTGGAGATGCCCACCCAGGACATCTCTCTGGACGACCTGCCTGCCCTGGAGCTCCCCGAGGACATCCAGCACGAACTGCAGGCGCTGCTGGACAGAGACGACAAGTTGTGA